From Toxotes jaculatrix isolate fToxJac2 chromosome 7, fToxJac2.pri, whole genome shotgun sequence:
ATAAAAAGACATAATGTCGGCTGACGGAGACGGAATAAGATCACTCTAAACGTGTGAAAAGGTAGTTACTCATCATTTAACCAACATGGTAAGAGAAAGCCTGGAAACGTAGAGTATCATTGGTCCATCCATCCCATTGAGCGTCAACACAGCAAAACCATTTAATGATTGAAGGAAAGCTTACCTCCAGATTCAAGTCTGTCCCATCCTGTTAGTCTCTTctgataaaatgaacaatagctaaagaaaaaaaaaacgcttcaGAGTACGGGAGGGTCAGGCAGTGGTGCCCGGGACAGGCCCGCCTTTGAAAATAACTGAGAGGCTTTAGTGCATAACTTCCTCCCACTGCAGTGAATCACATGAGGCTTTGAATGAAAGGTCCTAATTTCTGAATGACTTCACCACATTTCATACACAGTGGGCACAACCACATACAttgcgagaaaaaaaaaaaaaacacaaacaaagtgctactgaaataaatataatttaccATTAATGACTCATGATATGAATATGTGGCTTTATACGGTCAGAGGAGCCAGTCGATCGTTGCTCTGCTCACTAGTTTGCTGAACTAACTTCTGGCTAGCGCCGTAAATTACCAaagaaatgcatgaaaaacGAAGCGAACAGCTTTGACACGTGGCTTAAAAACAATCGCTTAAACCAAATATAAGACTTCAACTTGCCTCATGGTTGTTAACAATGGTTAGTCAATAGTCAATTCACCCGCTGCAAGTGATGCTGTGTTTACCGAACGACTGCGCATGCTCGAGTGATTTGCCATATAAAAAGGCTGCAGGTTAATTTATTGTGTTTAAGACCCAGAATAAGCATGCTTCAGTGAACTCCAAAGAACACAACAAGGCGtttgtaatgttttattatGGCACACACGACATGTAACCATATTAATGGGATATGTATCCAGAAAGGggaacatttgtttttgttttttttgatacGTATCAACATATAAGTATCAAATTGACAGTAGTTATGGTAATGAGGAGGAGCCGGGGAACATTAAGTTCTGTTTTTAGTGTTACTAAAATTTCCAAAAACAGGGACGGTGGTGTGGTTCAAATCACTAAAACATGGAAACTTAGTGTTCAGTGCATTTCTAAAGGAATAATAATTAACAACCACATTCGGTTAATTCGTTAATTGTGCGGATTTTCCCACCTGGAGGGCTAGGAAACAGATCATTCAGAGCTTTGGTGGTGGGGGCTGTGCTGCCCTGACAGTGCATTAACATAGGATTATCATTTATAAGTCATTTAAGTTAAATCACTCTAACGAGAGAGTTGCTCAACTTTGCAGTCTGGACCTCATGTTGTTTGAAATGCAGATTCAGATCTGAGAGATTTCTAACACTGATATAcctatatttttaaatatatttttatataaaataaatatgattagCTTGGACGACAAAGTGTCTACATTATCAATTTTATCATGCTctttaaatcaaatttacatGATTTCAGTGTGACAACTCACTTATTGCTCCATAAGAATTATGTAAATATTGGTAATTCAGTCAGGACCAGGAAATGTTGAGAAACTCTGTTCTAACATGAAAAAGTCCATGCAATACAGACAGAAATGGTGATTATACAATACCTTCATACAAAGGAACAGATGAGGAAAAACATGTATGATTTGGCCCTTAGAATTTGCAAATGTTATTCAGTTCCCAGAATACACTGCTGTTATGGGCTTACAGCAAGATAtaattaaagataaaagagtccaCTGAAACAGGGCGGAGGGAAGAAAAGGATAAAGGAGGAATGGCACAGACCTGGAGGAAAGAAAGTGGAACTGGCCTTTCTGTACACTGCtataacatactgtacacaaacacatggacacacacacctcatgcATTGCTGTACTTCATTTCTGACACAATTCTTCATCAGGATTACTTCTTTCCAATACATGTGTAGATATGATCAAACTTAAATAGATATTtcaaaaataagtaaaaatgtAGTAAGGAAGGTAAGGTGAAGTTCACTTTCATTTATGGTCAGCATAAAACTTCATCTGAGTAATGAAAAAGGAGCTGCCTGGAAACTTGTAACAGACAAAATATCAACCTTAATTTTTCTaaatcagaaacacagtcaaccAAATGAATCCACCTGACCTGGTTATTTATAAAAGGGGGGTCTAAATAATATGCTACTGGAGAGCTTCCTTTGTCAATAGAGGTTACGTTTCATAGGTCAGATAGCAAGGCCCAGCTGAACACACATAACAAGAACTATAGTTAACTATAATTATGGTTCTACATTTCTGAGTTTTGAAAGCTGTACATAAGGCTGGGAAATATATCAAAATGTATAGATTATAATTACTACTTTAATTTTATtctgtgatttttaaatatatagatttttttgaACTACACTGAAATGTCAGAGAATGAATTCCAGTTTGTGATGCAACTcgatgtgttttgtgtgtgtcctctggtTATCATGACCATTTTTTCAGCATTATTCAGCTACAGCTTTATGCATGATATGTCAATAACTGTTGGTAAGTGAAAGtgcaaaataaagtaaaataaacaatgactagaataaaaaaaaatgtgcaaccAGGAGCATGACGCTGTGCTGTTTGGGTAGACTATCAGACACCAAAACCAGTCCTGTAGGACTGTCCTGTCCTGCAGTGGGAGTTTAAGCAACACCAAGAAGCCACCACTACCTCAAATGAAGGTTAACTGACATATATCTGAAACAAGATCACCTGACTGCAGCCATATAGTCTTCACCATTGGAGGACAAGAGGGCGGGGTAGTCAGGTAACACCCATACAGTAAGGCATTCTGGAGGAGGATTGCGGAGCCTCTGGCTCACTCAGTTGTCCTTCATTTTCTCACTTTAAGGTTACTGTCATGTTAGCAATTTTACATTCATAAAACTTTTATTACTGTTGTGGCTGTTCAAAGGTCACACCCAGCTTGTCATAGATCTCTTTCAACAGCAGGAGAGCTGTATCTTCAGATTCcctaagagacagagaaacagagagagaaaaaatttaaatcagccacggaaaatgtgatttgacaaagagaaaatgtcagGAACACAAAATACAAGAGCACAATTACTGTAGTCCAAACCTCCTATGAACAGATATGCATGACTCACCAGTAACACAGATGAGACTGGATGGCAAACAGGTATTCATTAAAGCTCTCAATGGGTTTTTCCTGAAGTACGTAGTCAATCCTTCGTCCTCCATTCAACATCCCCACTTTTATCTCTGGCTGCTCTCCCTGCTCTGCTGACACTGAGGGCTCTGTCTCCTCACTCACTCCTGCGGCTGTACAGGCAGACAACAGAGAGCAGAAATAATGATTATAACCAGCTACCAGCTTCCTTATTATTTTGGGACAATGAGAACAGATTGGATAATagacaggaaagaagagagTAGCTTCTGTTTGCAGCAAACAATATCAAAACCAAAAGGAATTTGCAGAACAGTGCGGGCAAAATGCAACACAGTGCAGTTTCATTGTTCTCTGCTCTGCAGATGAATAAAACTCATATTAGTCTACAACCCAGTGCCCTTCATCTACCCCAGAGATGAGTCAGCAGCTGAATTCAGTAAGAATATATAGTATACATAGGTATCAGTCAGCATTCCTAACTTGAACTATCCAAAAAGTGGTCACAGGACACAAATATTTTTAGAGATGATTTAAAGAAGTTGTAACAAGTTtaaatgagtgtgtgaatgtgattgtttgagaattacttttttttctacgACACAGTCCTATGTCTGGGATCTTGCAGTACTATTCAGGGAGGTGAGGCAAACAAAAGAAGGTTTCAAAGGTTGAAGATTGAAGATATGTCTTCTTTTAGGGGTAAAGagcaaaaaaatgacaaaaaaacatgtaatttaatttgatctgttctgttctgacagcagctgcattCCCACAGGCAAATTAAGTGCTCCAGGTGGTTTGGAAAAGGTCAGGACATGTACCTGCCTGTAGCTACTGCATGTGACCTGCTGCTGATGAATGATATTACCTGCTGGTTCAGCACCAGCCAAGTACTCTTGTTAAAATAACAACTACTATACTTTATTATATTACTATTACTTACATTATCATTTGATCCAGCTGTTAAGAGAGTGTGCCATGGGCTAGTTACGTGAGAGGCCTCTGATGCTGACAGTCAGTGAAGCAGTCATTGAATTCAACCAATCAGAAGTGATagccagagagggagggaaaggccTGAAGGGAGTGTCAATAAACTAAACTTTGAGGTGAAGACCCTATGTacagctgcagtgatgctgtTAGGCATGGGGAAAGAAGGTGCAGAAGAGCAGTGAGAGCCTGCAGTAATAATGACTTACATTACATAACATTTGCTCTTTGTGAGGGAGCTTATGTTCCAAAGTAAACCAGACTGAactgaattgtttttttaaatcaatactACAGGTAAAGCTGCATACTTTCTACAATGAAGGGAGAAGTGatcatatttttctgtatttcttattttaataCTGGAAATTCAAGCCAGGGAGATTAAACATAAAAGGCTGTATGAGTGACAGTTTATAATAGGTTCATAGGCTTTCACTGAATAGTGGGAGTTTACAGAGAGGCCTCTGAGAGAAAACTAGACGATCACCAACCAGATAGCAAAGCAGTCAGTAATACACTAGTAAGAgttcatttatctgttttttttttcatttactcaTGCCTTTCCTGGCTTACCTTGGAAGTAATGCTTATGAAGGGCCCTGGGCCACTCCAGTACTTTAGTCCAAAAATCAgcacttttctctttcctctcagcaGAAGCAGTGACTGCCGCTGTGGCTGAGGTTCAGGGTAAAGTGGTAATGGGTGAGATGCAGCAGAcgaggggaggggagggtgaAGCATGCAGACAGGAATGAGAGCAGTGTGAGGAGACAGTGTTAGACACACTCTTCTGCACACTCCCACTTACATACACAACATACgcaaatataaacaaaagagATTTTTCTACCCTCTGTCTCTTGAAGATTTCTCTCTATTGCggtttctccttcctccactgGAGGCAGTGCAGCAACAGGTAGTCTGGCAAAAGACTGCCACGCCGTCCGTAATGATCCCAGTACATTGTTCTTCAAATCCATGCTCATACGGGTCAAGCTGTCCTTCAGTTCTATGAGACAAAGAGGGATTATCATTAAACAAAAGCTCATAATACAATACTGTTCACCAAAGACaaggaaagacaaacagacagtcCTACCCAGGTGCATCCTCTTGCGGCCTTTATGGTGAGGTATTAGCATGGGCTCCAGATCCACCTCTGAAATAATCATGGGCTCTATCCGATAGGCCACAGGGTCATACTACACAGCAATAAAGGAACAAAGAGTTACATagtaaataattataattatataataactGCTATTTTTGGCAAATAAAAGCTGGTTTAATCCTTTTCAGGGTCAAGCACAGGATGTGTGACTGAATGGGCAGTAAATGTGTGATTACTCACTGGGTGGTAGATGTTGTAAAAGCTCTTGCAGGTTGGGAATGTGTAGTTTGGATCGATGCGTTTGAGCCCACGAACGGTCAGGAACATTCCGATGGGAGAGCCGAATGCAAAGAACGTCTGAGGGTGGAATGCCAGCTGCGGGTAATCAATGGATACCTGGAGGGAGAAGGTGGGTTCAGAAACATAACGTGCAGCTAAAACTGTGGGACAACTACACATCCAGTAAGACAGATGGAAATTTGATAATACTCCTCTGGTGCACTCTGtttgaaaacactgagacaagCATTCGTAGCATCAAGACAACAGCCGGGGAATATGCAAGTAAGGAGGAGACCAGGGAACTGACCACTCATGCAGGACTGgatgagcacagacacagtgtggTACTGGATTGTACGACTCAATGGGACAAACACAGTAGCCTCAATCAGAGCATTATGTGACTTAGCAATGGAAACCCCACGGCTCATAAATTAGCCACTATAAAGTCGCCTTGAGCTTTCCCTGACCAGACTGGACTGTATATGAAGAGAAACTCCACGCACAGTGAAATCAAAGAGAGCTAAGGACAAAGCCTGAGAGCAAGAGGACACCATGTGAGACACACCTGTCCCTTGGCTATGCCTCCATTGGTCTGTCCAGGCAagcggagggggaggagagaagcaggaaTTTGATGCATCAAAGCGTTCAGCCCCTAAGCACAAATAATCCTACCGATTCAGTATTCTTGTGTGCTACCTGTCCGATGCCCACGTCGAAGTATTCATAGTCCACAGCACTGGTGACAGACTGCGCCCTATGGAATTGGAACTGCTGTTGTGTAGATCCCGTACCACTGTGATCACTGGTCACTTGAGGTGGAACTTGCAGCCCTGGTGCCGGACACACCGTTCCTGTCTTACAATCCTGTTTAGAGTGAGAGATACAAAAAATGCTCTTAAAATATATCTGAACTGTAGATACTTTATTTGGAAATGAACAGAGCTCCCAGACAGGCCGTGGCctcagataaaatgaaaatagctGCATCAAACTGCCTGCTTGTCACTGTTGTCTACAGTATACAGGCTATCATGGACAGTTTGTCCCGATTCCAAAcgtaaacaaacacaagcaccaGCAATGAAACGATTCACAACAGTTGTTAACATATAAAATGGGAAAAGAACTAATAATTgtatgagaatttttttttttttcacccaagAAGTAACACTAAGCTTAGTTTTCAGCTGTGCCTGACCTCTGGAATCCATTTCCTCTTGACATAGTTCAGGATCTTCTTCCGAGGTCCAAGAGGAATTCCTAAAGCTTTGAGATCGCTGTCATGGCAAAGAgcctaaaataagagaaaaatacGTTTTTAACAAtgcattacattttaatttgtacgtccattgtgtgtgtgtgtgtgtgtgtattaccaGTGATTCCAGGTCGAGGTTTTCTGCCTTCAGTGTATCCAGGTATTGTTGTAGGCCCAGTCTGGTCAGAGTCTCTTCCAGTGTGTCACAGTTCAGGTGACACGGCTCACCAGAGGGTACCTTAAGCACAGGCAGGGACAGAAAGGGAAATCAATTTTCTTATCTTCTAGAGAAATATGCCATCTCTTTATCAGTATACTGATGTTATCTTTTGCTGTGACTGTCATTGTCATTGTACCCCCTCTCTGGCTTCTGATCCAGTCCTCTGATTGGTTAGCAGGTCAAACAGGATCAGAGAACCTGAGGGGCAAAGTGGAAGAGTTCAAACTCTGCATTTTTTATGTTCCActtatttgtgagtgtgtgtgtatttttgcatCTCTAACCCAGGCTGTGGCCCACTACTGAGACTGCCCCGCTGAATTCTGGGTGTCTCTGTTTAAAGAGGGCGTGCAAACTGTTGATCTCTGAGGCCACTGTGTCCACTATGGTCTGGCAGTAGGTGGGGCTGTTATAGAAAAACAGGTCCAGCAGAGTGTCATTGGTGAAATGTCTCAGCCTGCTGATGCTGGGAAGAGTGATCTTCTGGATGTCCCTGGAAAGTGGGgaagcagggagaaaaaaaaatgtgtgtagcCAGAGTTTGACCACTTCCATCAAGTAATGAATATGTAAGTAGATTTGTAGGGGAATCTAGTTTTGTACACTCTCTATCTGTCTTCATACTTACTCATCCACACCGGTGGCATCCCCGTGTAGAGCACTGTGCCAGTTAACTGGGAGGAACTCAACTCTGCCCACCTGGCCGTCCTGCTGAGCTCGCTTATAATGAGAGGCCAGGAGGGACAGGGAAGCACTCCTGAAGTCATTTACTGTAGAGAGACAAGATGACAAGGACTCATAAATACACATAAAGATATGGATAtacacaaaaaattaaaatacacacacacacacacctaccacACTGTATGATGGATCTGAAGCGCAAATCACATGCAGGACCGATGCCATGTACCATAAAGACAAGGTGATCCACCTTTTCTGGTTCACCTGggaacacacagaaatatgatGAACTCAAAAGTGCTGACTTTACTTTATGAAAATGGCTTATGTTTTAGTATGACTCTTtcagcacacccacacacataccaTCTGGTATTTCTACAGAGATGTTGTCTACTCCCCTCTTGACTGTTCGAGGGCGGGTCTGCTCCGAAGGGGAGGAAACCCACTCATCCTGCAGTCCTATTGGCTGATAATGCATTATCAGCTGAGTGTGGAGAAGGGAAatgaaagacaggaaaacaatgtacttaattaaaaataaatatatatatatatattcacttGTGGTGTGGCTTTGTcatgtatttaattttacataagATTTTACCAGCTGGGCCTTACTTTGGGATTGTGCAAGATAACAGTCTCTCCAGTGGGGAACTCCAATTTCCTCTTCCATTCATCCAAGGTCACTGCTATCATGTAAGCCTCCTGAAAAATTGGAGGATAGGTGGGGCAGGaatgaaacaacaacagagtaTGAAAAGAGTAACTGAGGAACAGGCACAGTCAGAAAGAGCGGTGAGGTGGTATAAGCTCAGGGTCGTAGTCAGACTACCTCCAGACTTTTGCTGAAGTCCTCAGAGTAAGGCATGAACCTGGTGTCTTTATCGCCTTTGTAGAACCAGGTACAGCGGCGGACTTCAGTGGGAGCTTGCTCCCAGTACACAGCGTAGCGCTTCCTCTCCTTGACGTGTACATCATACCGCTCACCATCCACGgctaccaccacctcctcctgctcgtCTCCTGGtgcaaagtacacacacacacacacgtagacaaGGAGATTCAAAACCTAGATTTTAAGCAAAGGGTCTGTAAGGACAGGTAAGCATAACAGTGTTGTGCTTTAGGTCTGGAAAAAGATTTGTAAGAAAACATGTTCCCTGATGTTCTGGTTATTTGTGTTAAGAGTCTGCAGAAAAAATGGCACATTAATTCATCATTTCTGAGAATGTCCAAGGCTACAGTGATTCTGGAGGATGACTAATGATAAAGACATATTACTGGCAAAGAACTTACTTTCCAAGCTAAACTCTGTTGACTCAGAATAGACTCACAGGACTATGTTGTTACTTTGCTGCAATTGTTGCTCACTGACTTTGGACTTCTGCAGACGCAGCACCAGCAGGAGGATAAGTGCAGTCTTCTGGGTATAATATGGACATAATGTACCTTCTATAGGAATGTGGGCAAAAACTCCCATCCTATCTCGCTTTAGGCAGACTTATACtgtcacagagaaagacaagaacTTTATACAGAATTTGTAGAAAATCATACTTTTGATTTATTTGGAAATTAAACTGAATGTAAATTGCTTTGTTtactattttatattttcctttgtGTGGGGTATATGCATGATTATTAATTTAGGTAATCAGTATGTTAAAGGAACAGCCAAGTGCATAACCTCAACATAAAGTTTTTATATGGATTAAACACAACAGATAGAATATGGTAATTAGTGATCTTAGTAGGTGCTGTTagatggattttgttacctttggacagagtttAGCTTTATCCTTGTATCAAGTCTCTATGCTGAGCTAACCGGCTGCATACTGTGGCCTCATATTTACCATATAGACATTAGAGTGGTGTCTATCTTCtcaaataattcaaataaaattattatttaaaaaatatcttgGTTTAATAGCTTTGTTTTCTAATGGTCTTTTCAATTAGAAGTTTAAATATGAATACCATGAATGCAAACACTGAATAcatgttttttggggtttttttttccaaatgcacTGTATATGGACAATAATGAAGCCCACCTGAAACCTCCCTGAAACTGAACTTCACCTTGCTGTTAAACTGCTATTAGCAGCGAGCATGTCCTGTCAGGAGAGTCAAGCGCCCTACTGGGCATCAGGCCAGTGTTGGCAACACttaatgttttgacattttatctTTCTCAAAGCTATTTATAGCGAACTcactccttttcttcttttcacacaTCGGCCCTGATAAccaatttaaacaaaatgtgcatgtacagtatacaaTGTGCATGTAAAATATATACTCACCAGTGTTACAGGCCCTCTCTAGCTTGTCAGAGTCTTCTCTGCTGAAAGGAAGCCAGGTGGTGTTGTCACTTGCTCGTCGACAGAAGAACCAGTGAGGCTGCACTTCTCGGTAAGGAGCTGGGGCCGACTCCATGTCGAGCATCTCAAAGGAGGatgtggaggaaggagaggccTCATCCACCAAAGGAGACACCTAGAGAAAAATGATGCCAGCATAGTCAAGATGTTAAATTCATATTTGCTCAGTTACTAAGTAAAATGCCTGTTACATACACGAtatacacctgtgtttttcttctttagaACAGCCCACTGTTAAACTCTGTAGCTTCCAGAATAAGTAATTATAGAAGTCTGAGCTAAGTCTGCACCCTTCCATTAAGCTCTTATCGAGGAACCTGAGACCATCAGACAAAGCAAAGGACAGTTGGACAGGAAAGGATCAGGCCTCCTCTtggcaagaaacacaaaaccCTGTTTTATTCTTTCCTCTTCTACAAGCTATGTCGTGTCTCATCTTCTTTCCAGTACTGATACAGCCACAGTGACATATCAGCTACTTTCCACTAAACATCTTACATTCACAAACAATGCTGCCAGTAATACATTAGGTAATCTGTTGCTCCactttcattgttttgaaaGCCTGTATACTCATTGACGCAACAATCCACACACACCTTACAGCAGCCAAATAAACAATCCGATTGGCAATGTAATGTGCAAGACTGAGAATAAACTGGAATGTGGATGGAACACCCTTCCTGAGAATAAAATCAGCTGATCTCCTTGTAAGTAATTACTTGCCCTATGTGCACTGTTCAGCAGGTTTGTCAATTACAGACTGTATATAGTAGATTTGGCTGCATGTcatgcaacaaaacaaaaattccTTTAGTGATAAAACCTCAGGAGAACTCACTCTGATTCATAATACTCTGTATGTTTCTGGCTTATCACTGAGAAGAAGATACATACTGACACTAGCCTGTGACACTATGCTGGTTTCATTGTCTCCTCTGGTCTATGTGCTGTGCCAAAAGAATTTACGATGTGTGAACACCATAAAGAGGGACAGTATGTGACTGACATCTATAGCGCCTCCACAACCTCACCTTTTCTACTTTGCCCTATATCCAAAAAGGTGGAAAGAATGCACTGGTTATTTCTGCATGACGGAACGGGAGCACAAACAATCACACAGTACTTTTGCATCTGTTAATCAGATTTTTTAAGCAGTGTGGTTAAATATAAAGCCTTGTTTGGAGGCACATTACAAAGCACCATATGATAACTGCATTTTTGTGACTACAGTGATCAACACTTGCTCTTTTTCAAATTCATAATCACttgattctgtttctgttacTGTGGTGATAGAGTATTTCAGTACCAGCATGGCGTTGTGATTTGTTGTATAGAGGTACAATGTTACTTCTATCAAATTGATAGAAACTCTCAGGGTTTCCCTGATCACAAATCAGCCTAGTCCAGAACggagaaaataacaaaacattattagagaaaacataaatatactttaaaacacaaagaccAGCCAAGCAGCCTTCTGTGCCCCAGCAGCTCATCAAGGACAGATAGACAATAGGACTGAAAATAATACTATTGATAATATTTGATGTAGATAACCCACTGACAGTGTACTGCAAAATGAAGATAACTTTAAGCAGTCAGACTGGGTCTTTCTTCTGTACAACAACATACATGTCAAAGTCCTTCTTCAGACAATAAATGTAAGATAGTACACACTACTCTGCTCATTATGAGCAGACTGTCACCATTGACTCAAGCATGAAATCACACTTCATCAATTCATGTCAATAAATCACTGTCAAGAGGctacagtatgttgtttttcagcacTGGCCTGgtcttttttatcattaaaactTGTCAAAGTTCCTTATTATACGGTAACAATTCATCAACTTCTTTTGTAAtgagaaaaagtcatactgctCTTTGGAAAGTATGCACAAGGCctgtgtgctgtgatgtgttgAAGTCTATTTCTCATCAGTTTGTTTTACCTTTTATCTTAAATTGAACCAAATCCCTTGATCCCAAATCATATCTGTGATGCCTAACCACGATCTAGCCAAAATCTCCAATCATGGAGGTCAGGGCTACAGAAAACTGATTCTGACAATCAACAATGATGCATTCATACACAAAATTACACATATGCAGCCTCACCTGATCTTCAGATGTGCTCCCTGTAGCTGCTGTCTGAGCGGGTTTGTCAAACAGGTCTTGGCTGTTGACGTTTGGGGCAGCCTGAGACAGACCCCCCTCCTCACCAGGACTGAATGACATTAGTCCAAGACCTGACCCCAACCCTCAGTTCTgacctggggggggggggggggggggcacacaaacacaggaccTGCAACAACCCAGCTGCACATGGAATGAGAACAAACAGGGGGATGAAACACCAtcacaacaccaccaccactgtcaCCACTTCACGcgaataaaaatgtaaacagtcagGTTAATGTGTCAGCTAACGCTAACCGCTAAGCCATACAGACTTACTGTGAGTTATGCGGATGTACGAGTGAATTTCTTGACATTATCCCACAAAACCAGCTAGCGCCAAGAGTTATTTCCCTTGTCTTTCTGTTAACTTTAAAGAATGCAACAAACGCATTCTAGAGGCCAAAGGTTGTTAACGCTGGTTGAGGTTTATGCTAGCTGAGTTGTGATGGTTGACCGGGACAGTAGTGTTAAGTTCTCCGTTCTCACATCCCATTGGGTATTTTGGACGTTATAGCAACTAGTAACAAACAGTTGTTAACGTAAACTCACCGACAACTTCACATGCATGGAGAGAGTTTGTTTATGCTGAGGATTTGTTTTCGTTGTTTAGCTTGCTCTGGTTAGCTCGACCAGCCAAGGACAGCCTCCTGTCATACGCTGCAACGTTAAGGTGTACTCGGAAATATGACTACCACGAGATTAACGTTCACGAATGACCACAGTAACGGCCAAATAAAGAgttaaaaatacacaggaaTACAGATGGAGTTCCCTAGCTTTCAACGTGTGACAGTAAGAAGGTGAAATACATAAACACAGCGACAGTGACTTTAGAAAATATATTCCTGCTCCTAATTAATAAAGTCATACGTTTTCTTCCGGTAAGTATTCCGCTGTATCACAAAGTAAATATGAATCTGGTAAAGTCAGAAAATTCAGAATCAAACTGAACTGATCTgaacttcatttaaaaaataaataaataaaaaaataaaacagtaaatttaCGAGGAGTGAGGGAAGGCAGCATGAATGACAACAGCATCACCAGGCCACCGCCCCCAAATATTAACCTGACGTCATGAATTTGTAAAACGGTGAGTTTGAttattttaatctttaattCCGCAAAAGTATAAATGTTTCgcggtggaggtggtggagcgTGAGCCACGGTAACTGTTTACCTGACAGTTACCGTGTATTAATATTCTACACACATTCAGTTACATACTAGAACCTGCTTATGCAATGTCTAATTTACTTCATGGCATTCACCTTCTCAGACTAACCCAGCAATCTTAATGCTTGGTTTGTAATGAAATATGCTCAGGTATGAGTAAAATGTGAATATAGTGGGTGTAGACTTCTCAACAATGAGAGAGTAATCATGAAAAGCAG
This genomic window contains:
- the ddhd2 gene encoding phospholipase DDHD2 isoform X1; translated protein: MSFSPGEEGGLSQAAPNVNSQDLFDKPAQTAATGSTSEDQVSPLVDEASPSSTSSFEMLDMESAPAPYREVQPHWFFCRRASDNTTWLPFSREDSDKLERACNTGDEQEEVVVAVDGERYDVHVKERKRYAVYWEQAPTEVRRCTWFYKGDKDTRFMPYSEDFSKSLEEAYMIAVTLDEWKRKLEFPTGETVILHNPKLIMHYQPIGLQDEWVSSPSEQTRPRTVKRGVDNISVEIPDGEPEKVDHLVFMVHGIGPACDLRFRSIIQCVNDFRSASLSLLASHYKRAQQDGQVGRVEFLPVNWHSALHGDATGVDEDIQKITLPSISRLRHFTNDTLLDLFFYNSPTYCQTIVDTVASEINSLHALFKQRHPEFSGAVSVVGHSLGSLILFDLLTNQRTGSEAREGVPSGEPCHLNCDTLEETLTRLGLQQYLDTLKAENLDLESLALCHDSDLKALGIPLGPRKKILNYVKRKWIPEDCKTGTVCPAPGLQVPPQVTSDHSGTGSTQQQFQFHRAQSVTSAVDYEYFDVGIGQVSIDYPQLAFHPQTFFAFGSPIGMFLTVRGLKRIDPNYTFPTCKSFYNIYHPYDPVAYRIEPMIISEVDLEPMLIPHHKGRKRMHLELKDSLTRMSMDLKNNVLGSLRTAWQSFARLPVAALPPVEEGETAIERNLQETEAAGVSEETEPSVSAEQGEQPEIKVGMLNGGRRIDYVLQEKPIESFNEYLFAIQSHLCYWESEDTALLLLKEIYDKLGVTFEQPQQ
- the ddhd2 gene encoding phospholipase DDHD2 isoform X2, giving the protein MSFSPGEEGGLSQAAPNVNSQDLFDKPAQTAATGSTSEDQVSPLVDEASPSSTSSFEMLDMESAPAPYREVQPHWFFCRRASDNTTWLPFSREDSDKLERACNTDEQEEVVVAVDGERYDVHVKERKRYAVYWEQAPTEVRRCTWFYKGDKDTRFMPYSEDFSKSLEEAYMIAVTLDEWKRKLEFPTGETVILHNPKLIMHYQPIGLQDEWVSSPSEQTRPRTVKRGVDNISVEIPDGEPEKVDHLVFMVHGIGPACDLRFRSIIQCVNDFRSASLSLLASHYKRAQQDGQVGRVEFLPVNWHSALHGDATGVDEDIQKITLPSISRLRHFTNDTLLDLFFYNSPTYCQTIVDTVASEINSLHALFKQRHPEFSGAVSVVGHSLGSLILFDLLTNQRTGSEAREGVPSGEPCHLNCDTLEETLTRLGLQQYLDTLKAENLDLESLALCHDSDLKALGIPLGPRKKILNYVKRKWIPEDCKTGTVCPAPGLQVPPQVTSDHSGTGSTQQQFQFHRAQSVTSAVDYEYFDVGIGQVSIDYPQLAFHPQTFFAFGSPIGMFLTVRGLKRIDPNYTFPTCKSFYNIYHPYDPVAYRIEPMIISEVDLEPMLIPHHKGRKRMHLELKDSLTRMSMDLKNNVLGSLRTAWQSFARLPVAALPPVEEGETAIERNLQETEAAGVSEETEPSVSAEQGEQPEIKVGMLNGGRRIDYVLQEKPIESFNEYLFAIQSHLCYWESEDTALLLLKEIYDKLGVTFEQPQQ